One Rosa chinensis cultivar Old Blush chromosome 5, RchiOBHm-V2, whole genome shotgun sequence genomic region harbors:
- the LOC112163972 gene encoding intracellular protein transport protein uso1, with amino-acid sequence MSFSKCRRADQPRRTQSSDLETTHLLILQELSTNLVVLGFYCPLCRFAMVPGELQFGKFHQVLLDLRSQVEKVLNEQQKALLKSQEQKKDLRKQLEKSEARNKDLEKELEKCEAQNKELNNIVLDQHTALSSYEDQIKNLKKELDQVGSHESRSEIMTKERNDLISKYNYNQVLKQRDSTLAKLNTIGAELQEAQNDLELGKKVWDAERIALAERLSNAKQAWEADKIALIDNILTKERQDSTLKYNQALKERDTALSELKNLGVKLKGVQKDLYKSNDELELGKKELDMALNELKILGAQLNGVRKDLSKSQAKLEFGKKVWEAEKMELTKKLNKFGTEIKGIREDLSDLAKIHEKHIQENENAYCAGYLTGWFREPHEYISLRSHEAKEVTLPDHKPLEATSSLSHSRALIRLFGSAGP; translated from the exons ATGTCATTCTCCAAATGTCGAAGAGCAGACCAACCAAGGCGAACACAAAGTTCAGACCTTGAAACTACCCATCTTTTGATTTTGCAAGAGCTCTCAACCAACTTGGTTGTTCTTG GTTTTTACTGTCCTCTCTGCAGGTTTGCAATGGTTCCAGGAGAACTTCAATTTG GGAAATTTCATCAAGTTTTACTGGACCTACGTAGCCAGGTTGAGAAGGTACTCAATGAGCAGCAGAAAGCTCTGTTAAAATCTCAAGAGCAAAAGAAAGACCTGAGAAAACAGCTTGAGAAAAGTGAAGCTCGAAACAAAGATCTTGAGAAAGAACTTGAGAAATGTGAGGCTCAAAATAAAGAGCTTAACAATATAGTCTTAGACCAGCATACAGCCTTGTCAAGCTATGAAGATCAAATCAAGAATCTAAAGAAAGAACTGGATCAG GTTGGCTCTCATGAGTCGAGGAGTGAAATTATGACCAAAGAGCGCAATGACTTGATTAGCAAGTACAATTACAACCAAGTATTGAAGCAGCGAGACTCAACCTTAGCAAAGTTGAACACCATTGGAGCAGAGCTACAGGAGGCACAAAATGACTTGGAATTAGGCAAGAAGGTTTGGGATGCTGAGAGGATAGCTTTGGCTGAGAGGCTTTCTAATGCAAAGCAGGCATGGGAGGCTGACAAGATAGCACTGATTGATAATATTTTGACAAAAGAGCGTCAGGACTCCACTTTGAAATACAACCAAGCTTTGAAGGAGCGAGACACAGCCTTGAGTGAGCTGAAAAACCTGGGAGTAAAGCTGAAGGGGGTCCAAAAAGACTTATACAAGTCCAATGATGAGTTGGAATTAGGAAAGAAGGAGCTCGACATGGCCTTGAACGAACTGAAGATCTTGGGAGCACAGCTAAATGGGGTCCGAAAGGACTTGTCCAAGTCCCAGGCTAAGTTGGAATTTGGTAAGAAGGTGTGGGAGGCTGAGAAAATGGAACTGACTAAGAAGCTTAACAAGTTTGGAACAGAGATAAAGGGGATCAGAGAGGACTTGTCTGACTTGGCCAAGATCCACGAGAAGCACATTCAAGAAAATGAGAATGCATATTGCGCAGGGTACCTGACTGGATGGTTCAGGGAGCCCCACGAATATATTTCCCTGCGAAGCCATGAGGCCAAGGAAGTTACTCTTCCGGATCATAAACCTCTGGAAGCCACATCTTCACTTTCTCATTCTCGTGCCTTGATTAGACTTTTCGGAAGTGCTGGTCCATAG
- the LOC112202771 gene encoding myosin heavy chain, fast skeletal muscle isoform X1 encodes MVPGELHLGKLHQDLLDLRGHFEKLVLELQKALLKSQEQKKDLEKQLEESENKREELNKLVLDYEGNIKDLKDDLEQREARTKDPKNSVDQSEDGIKKELYQVGFYESRIENMTKERDGLINKLKSVGAELKEAQEDLELGKKVWEVERIALAERLTNAKQVWEAEKIALTNEILAKECQDSTCKYNQALKERDAALSDLNNLGVELEEVRKDLSESQANLELGKKVWEAESIALAERLTNAKEVWEAERMELTKKLNHELNKFGIEIKELREELSDLEKIHKQYIQENENAYCSGYLTGWFKEPHAYISLPSHEAKEVTLLDHEHLEATSPLSHTSALIKLFGSADP; translated from the exons ATGGTTCCAGGAGAACTTCATCTTG GGAAATTGCATCAAGATTTACTGGACCTGCGCGGTCATTTTGAGAAGTTAGTCCTTGAGCTTCAAAAAGCTCTGTTAAAATCTCAAGAGCAAAAGAAAGATCTTGAGAAACAACTTGAGGAGAGCGAAAACAAAAGGGAAGAGCTTAACAAGCTAGTCCTGGACTATGAAGGTAATATCAAGGATCTTAAGGATGATCTTGAGCAACGTGAAGCTCGAACAAAGGATCCTAAGAATAGTGTTGATCAGAGTGAAGATGGCATTAAGAAAGAACTTTATCAG GTTGGCTTTTATGAGTCGAGGATTGAAAATATGACCAAAGAGCGTGATGGCTTAATTAACAAGTTGAAAAGCGTTGGAGCAGAGCTAAAGGAAGCCCAAGAGGACTTGGAATTAGGCAAGAAGGTTTGGGAGGTTGAGAGGATAGCACTGGCTGAGAGGCTTACTAATGCAAAGCAGGTGTGGGAGGCTGAGAAGATAGCACTGACGAATGAAATTCTCGCAAAAGAATGCCAGGACTCCACTTGCAAATACAACCAAGCTTTGAAGGAGCGAGACGCAGCCTTGAGTGATCTGAATAACCTGGGAGTAGAGCTAGAGGAGGTTCGAAAGGACTTGTCCGAGTCCCAGGCTAACTTGGAATTAGGCAAGAAGGTTTGGGAGGCTGAGAGCATAGCACTGGCTGAGAGGCTTACTAATGCAAAGGAGGTGTGGGAGGCTGAGAGGATGGAACTGACTAAAAAGCTTAACCATGAGTTAAACAAGTTTGGAATAGAGATAAAGGAGCTCAGAGAGGAGTTGTCTGACTTGGAGAAGATCCACAAGCAGTACATTCAAGAAAATGAGAACGCATATTGCTCAGGGTACCTGACTGGTTGGTTCAAGGAGCCTCATGCCTACATTTCCCTGCCAAGCCATGAGGCCAAGGAAGTTACTCTTCTAGATCATGAACATCTGGAGGCCACGTCTCCACTCTCTCACACTAGTGCCTTAATTAAACTTTTCGGAAGTGCTGATCCATAG
- the LOC112202771 gene encoding mitotic spindle assembly checkpoint protein MAD1 isoform X2 — protein sequence MVPGELHLGKLHQDLLDLRGHFEKLVLELQKALLKSQEQKKDLEKQLEESENKREELNKLVLDYEGNIKDLKDDLEQREARTKDPKNSVDQSEDGIKKELYQVGFYESRIENMTKERDGLINKLKSVGAELKEAQEDLELGKKVWEVERIALAERLTNAKQVWEAERMELTKKLNHELNKFGIEIKELREELSDLEKIHKQYIQENENAYCSGYLTGWFKEPHAYISLPSHEAKEVTLLDHEHLEATSPLSHTSALIKLFGSADP from the exons ATGGTTCCAGGAGAACTTCATCTTG GGAAATTGCATCAAGATTTACTGGACCTGCGCGGTCATTTTGAGAAGTTAGTCCTTGAGCTTCAAAAAGCTCTGTTAAAATCTCAAGAGCAAAAGAAAGATCTTGAGAAACAACTTGAGGAGAGCGAAAACAAAAGGGAAGAGCTTAACAAGCTAGTCCTGGACTATGAAGGTAATATCAAGGATCTTAAGGATGATCTTGAGCAACGTGAAGCTCGAACAAAGGATCCTAAGAATAGTGTTGATCAGAGTGAAGATGGCATTAAGAAAGAACTTTATCAG GTTGGCTTTTATGAGTCGAGGATTGAAAATATGACCAAAGAGCGTGATGGCTTAATTAACAAGTTGAAAAGCGTTGGAGCAGAGCTAAAGGAAGCCCAAGAGGACTTGGAATTAGGCAAGAAGGTTTGGGAGGTTGAGAGGATAGCACTGGCTGAGAGGCTTACTAATGCAAAGCAG GTGTGGGAGGCTGAGAGGATGGAACTGACTAAAAAGCTTAACCATGAGTTAAACAAGTTTGGAATAGAGATAAAGGAGCTCAGAGAGGAGTTGTCTGACTTGGAGAAGATCCACAAGCAGTACATTCAAGAAAATGAGAACGCATATTGCTCAGGGTACCTGACTGGTTGGTTCAAGGAGCCTCATGCCTACATTTCCCTGCCAAGCCATGAGGCCAAGGAAGTTACTCTTCTAGATCATGAACATCTGGAGGCCACGTCTCCACTCTCTCACACTAGTGCCTTAATTAAACTTTTCGGAAGTGCTGATCCATAG